In Acinetobacter sp. WCHAc010034, a genomic segment contains:
- the hemN gene encoding oxygen-independent coproporphyrinogen III oxidase codes for MGTALIKQADSLIQKYNVPGPRYTSYPTVPYWDEQSFSLEAWKRTLKSSFDESNRSEGISLYIHLPFCESLCTFCGCHKKVTRRHEVEQPYIQAVLKEWDLYCRLLEGRPLIKEIHLGGGTPTFFSPEHLTQLIQGILDKAEVAPQHEFSFEGHPNNTTREHLQALYDLGFRRVSYGVQDYNEAVQKAIHRIQPYAHVERATLWAREIGYTSISHDLVFGLPFQSLDDVLHTIQQTTRLMPDRLAFYSYAHVPWIKGNGQRGFKDADVPKDEMKRRCYEEGKKQLLAQGYHEIGMDHFALPSDGMHRAFQQGALHRNFMGYTASKTQLMIGLGLSSISDSWYSFAQNEKKLEDYYARLEQDEIPVYRGHVLSQEDLIIRRHILNLMCSFEASWENPAQSFPELPQVLAQLQEMQQDGLLQLHDHGIRVTERGKPFVRNICMAFDLHLKRKVPESRIFSMTI; via the coding sequence ATGGGGACAGCGTTGATAAAGCAGGCGGATTCTTTAATTCAGAAATACAATGTGCCGGGGCCGCGCTATACCAGCTATCCTACCGTGCCGTACTGGGATGAGCAGTCCTTTTCGCTGGAGGCGTGGAAGCGGACTTTAAAGAGCTCTTTTGATGAGTCAAACCGCAGCGAAGGCATCAGCCTGTATATTCATTTGCCGTTCTGCGAAAGCCTGTGCACCTTCTGCGGCTGCCATAAAAAGGTGACTAGGCGCCATGAGGTGGAACAGCCTTATATTCAGGCGGTGCTGAAGGAATGGGACTTGTACTGCCGGCTGCTTGAAGGCAGGCCGCTGATTAAGGAAATCCATTTGGGCGGCGGCACGCCGACTTTTTTCTCGCCGGAGCATTTAACCCAGCTGATTCAAGGCATTCTTGATAAAGCAGAAGTGGCGCCGCAGCATGAATTCAGTTTTGAAGGCCATCCGAACAACACCACGCGCGAGCATCTGCAGGCGCTGTATGATCTGGGCTTCCGCCGGGTCAGCTATGGCGTGCAGGACTATAATGAAGCCGTGCAGAAAGCCATTCACCGCATTCAGCCCTATGCGCATGTCGAGCGCGCAACCCTGTGGGCGCGTGAAATCGGCTACACCTCCATTTCGCATGATCTGGTGTTTGGCCTGCCGTTTCAAAGCCTGGATGATGTGCTGCACACCATTCAGCAGACCACCCGCCTGATGCCTGACCGCCTGGCGTTTTACAGCTATGCGCATGTGCCGTGGATTAAAGGCAACGGCCAGCGCGGCTTTAAAGATGCCGATGTGCCGAAAGATGAGATGAAGCGCCGCTGCTATGAAGAAGGCAAAAAGCAGCTGCTGGCGCAGGGCTATCATGAAATCGGCATGGATCATTTCGCCCTGCCGTCCGACGGCATGCACCGGGCCTTTCAGCAGGGCGCGCTGCACCGCAACTTCATGGGCTATACCGCCTCTAAAACCCAGCTGATGATCGGCTTGGGCCTGTCTTCCATCAGTGACAGCTGGTACAGCTTTGCGCAGAATGAAAAGAAGCTGGAAGACTACTATGCGCGCCTGGAGCAGGATGAAATTCCTGTGTACCGCGGCCATGTGCTGTCGCAGGAAGACCTGATTATCCGCAGGCATATTTTAAATTTAATGTGCAGCTTTGAGGCATCGTGGGAAAACCCGGCGCAGTCTTTTCCGGAACTGCCGCAGGTGCTGGCGCAGCTGCAGGAAATGCAGCAGGACGGCCTGCTGCAGCTGCATGATCACGGCATCCGCGTGACCGAGCGGGGCAAGCCCTTTGTGCGCAATATCTGCATGGCCTTTGACCTGCACTTGAAGCGCAAAGTGCCGGAAAGCCGGATTTTTTCCATGACCATTTAA
- the hemF gene encoding oxygen-dependent coproporphyrinogen oxidase encodes MQHPTSADIQRVRDFLTDLQARICAALEQQERAGGGTAEFIIDDWQRPEGGGGRSRVLQNGAVIEKGGVMFSHINISQLPASATGRHPGIAGAKAQAMGVSLVIHPKNPNVPTSHANVRLFVAEPEGQDPVWWFGGGFDLTPFYPNDEDVLAWHQTAHDLCAPFGAEVYAEHKKWCDDYFCLKHRDEQRGVGGLFFDDLNQWDFETCFKYMQAVGNGYLNAILPIFQRNQHKPYTEAQREFQLYRRGRYVEYNLVYDRGTLFGLQTGGRIESILVSMPPLAGWSYRPEWEADSAENKLTDYYLKPQDWLKLSG; translated from the coding sequence ATGCAGCATCCAACTTCAGCAGACATCCAGCGTGTCCGCGACTTTCTCACTGATTTGCAGGCCCGCATCTGCGCTGCCTTAGAGCAGCAGGAACGCGCCGGCGGCGGCACGGCGGAATTCATTATTGATGACTGGCAGCGCCCCGAAGGCGGCGGCGGGCGCTCGCGCGTGCTGCAGAATGGCGCGGTGATTGAAAAAGGCGGGGTCATGTTCTCGCATATCAATATTTCCCAGCTGCCGGCCTCCGCTACAGGACGCCATCCCGGCATTGCCGGCGCCAAAGCGCAGGCCATGGGCGTGTCTTTGGTGATTCATCCGAAAAACCCGAATGTGCCGACCTCGCATGCCAATGTGCGCCTATTTGTGGCGGAGCCGGAAGGCCAGGACCCGGTCTGGTGGTTTGGCGGCGGTTTTGACCTGACGCCTTTTTATCCCAATGATGAAGATGTGCTGGCATGGCACCAAACCGCGCATGACCTGTGCGCGCCATTCGGCGCTGAAGTGTATGCTGAGCATAAAAAATGGTGCGATGACTATTTTTGCCTCAAGCACCGCGATGAGCAGCGCGGCGTCGGCGGCTTATTCTTTGATGATTTGAACCAGTGGGATTTTGAAACCTGCTTTAAATACATGCAGGCGGTCGGCAATGGCTATCTGAACGCTATCCTGCCGATTTTCCAGCGCAATCAGCACAAGCCTTATACTGAAGCGCAGCGCGAATTCCAGCTCTACCGCCGCGGGCGCTATGTGGAATACAACCTGGTGTATGACCGCGGCACGCTGTTCGGCCTGCAGACCGGCGGGCGGATTGAGTCGATTCTGGTCAGCATGCCTCCGCTTGCCGGCTGGTCGTACCGCCCGGAATGGGAGGCAGATTCGGCGGAGAACAAACTCACCGACTACTATTTAAAGCCGCAGGACTGGCTGAAGCTGTCCGGCTGA
- the aroE gene encoding shikimate dehydrogenase: protein MSKQFAVIGNPIEQSRSPELHHAFAAKTGVQLNYAKRLAPLDGFSASIHDFFSQGGAGMNVTVPFKEQAFAECAVLTERAKIAKAVNTLWMQDGQLHGDNTDGQGLVEAIKALGWTLENAELLIIGAGGATRGVIYPLVQAGVKKIVIANRTLARAEQLIADLKQAVPQAELSAVSLDNLAGNFDIAINATSASLSGDALLLPQALQFKQAYEMAYGKPSSFLDQAKARGVPASEGFGMLVGQAIESFRIWNGVKPNLKDFL from the coding sequence ATGAGCAAGCAATTTGCCGTGATCGGCAACCCGATTGAACAGTCCCGCTCGCCGGAACTGCACCACGCCTTTGCCGCCAAAACCGGCGTGCAGCTGAACTACGCCAAGCGTCTGGCGCCTTTGGACGGCTTCAGCGCCAGCATTCATGACTTCTTCAGCCAAGGCGGCGCCGGCATGAACGTCACCGTGCCATTTAAGGAGCAGGCTTTTGCTGAATGCGCCGTGCTGACCGAGCGCGCCAAAATCGCCAAAGCCGTCAATACGCTGTGGATGCAGGACGGCCAGCTGCATGGCGACAATACCGATGGCCAAGGCCTGGTCGAAGCGATTAAAGCGCTGGGCTGGACACTTGAAAATGCCGAGCTGCTGATTATCGGCGCAGGCGGCGCCACCCGCGGCGTGATTTATCCGCTGGTGCAGGCCGGCGTGAAAAAAATTGTCATCGCCAACCGCACCTTGGCCCGCGCAGAGCAGCTGATTGCCGATCTCAAGCAGGCGGTGCCGCAGGCGGAACTGTCCGCAGTCAGCCTGGACAATCTGGCGGGGAACTTCGATATCGCCATTAATGCCACCTCGGCCAGCCTCAGCGGCGATGCCCTGCTTTTGCCGCAAGCGCTGCAGTTCAAGCAGGCCTATGAAATGGCTTACGGCAAGCCGTCGAGTTTTTTAGATCAGGCCAAAGCGCGCGGCGTGCCGGCATCTGAAGGCTTCGGCATGCTGGTCGGGCAAGCCATTGAATCTTTCCGGATCTGGAATGGCGTTAAGCCCAACCTGAAAGATTTCCTGTAG